GGTCGTGGGAAATTTCGGAAATGTGTAACAAACCGCTGACACCGCCGATGTCGATGAATGCACCGTAAGGCTTGAGGCCGCGAACCATCCCGATCACGACTTCGCCCACTTCGAGGCGGTTCATCTTGCGTTCGACTAAGGCGCGTCTGTGGCTGAGGACTAGACGGTTGCGATCTTCGTCTACTTCTAAGAACTTCAGGGGTAATTCTTCACCCATCAAGTCTTCTTTGGGTTTGCGGGTGCTGATGTGAGAACCGGGGATAAAGCCGCGCAACCCTTCAATTCTGACTAATGCGCCCCCTCGGTTGGTCGCAAATACTTGAGAGCGAACCGTTGCATCTTCTGCTTGCAACTGCCGAACTCTTTCCCAAGCCCGCATGTACTCAATGCGGCGAATAGAGAGGGTTAACTGCCCATCTTCGTTTTCATCCGTAAGGATAAAAAACTCGCGAGTTTCGTTAGATTGTAAAACCTCTTCAGGAGCATCAATCCGGTTGATTGACATCTCTTGAATGGGAATATAGGCAGCCGTTTTAGCACCGATGTCAATCAGAGCGCCCCTCGGCTCCAGACTAAATACGGTACCAGCTACAATATCGCCAGGACTAAAGTGATAGTCGTACTTGTCGAGTAGGGCAGCGAAATCTTCGTGAGTAAAACCAATGTTGTCTGTAGCCGTTAATTCCTGATTGACCATGCGTAGTGTTTCCTGGTAATTATCTCCGTCGTAATCTTTGGGCGTGTCTTTTTTTATGTGGGGACA
This is a stretch of genomic DNA from Desertifilum tharense IPPAS B-1220. It encodes these proteins:
- a CDS encoding 30S ribosomal protein S1 gives rise to the protein MVNQELTATDNIGFTHEDFAALLDKYDYHFSPGDIVAGTVFSLEPRGALIDIGAKTAAYIPIQEMSINRIDAPEEVLQSNETREFFILTDENEDGQLTLSIRRIEYMRAWERVRQLQAEDATVRSQVFATNRGGALVRIEGLRGFIPGSHISTRKPKEDLMGEELPLKFLEVDEDRNRLVLSHRRALVERKMNRLEVGEVVIGMVRGLKPYGAFIDIGGVSGLLHISEISHDHIDTPHSVFNVNDEIKVMIIDLDAERGRISLSTKQLEPEPGDMVKNPQLVYDKAEEMAEKYRQKLLAAQQQQDNPQAEEASDLVEEEIPEATEEELAAAE